In a single window of the Melanotaenia boesemani isolate fMelBoe1 chromosome 22, fMelBoe1.pri, whole genome shotgun sequence genome:
- the fam49a gene encoding protein FAM49A isoform X2 produces the protein MGNLLKVLTREIENYPHFFLDFENAQPTEGERELWNQVNSVLQESESILAGLQAYKGAGQEIRDAIQNPNDRMLQERAWNSVCPLVIKLKTFYSFSLRLEEALKSLLESLTCPPLTPTQHLEREQAIAKQFAEILHFTLRFDELKMRIPAIQNDFSYYRRTISRNRINNMNLDIENEVNNEMANRMSLFYAEATPMLKTLSNATTNFVTENKTLPLENTTDCLSTMASVCKVMLETPEYSSRFSSEDTLLFCMRVMVGVIILYDHVHPNGAFNKSSKIDMKGCIKVLKDQPADNVEGLLNALKFTTKHLNDESTPKNIRAMLQ, from the exons ATGGGTAACCTGCTAAAAGTCCTAACAAGGGAAATAGAGAACTATCCACACTTTTTCCTGGACTTTGAAA ATGCACAGCCGACAGAGGGAGAGCGTGAGCTGTGGAACCAGGTTAATTCGGTCCTCCAGGAGTCTGAGAGCATCCTGGCCGGTCTGCAGGCATACAAAGGGGCAGGCCAGGAGATCAGAGAT gCGATTCAAAATCCCAACGACCGGATGCTGCAGGAGCGAGCCTGGAACTCCGTCTGTCCGCTGGTCATCAAGCTCAAGACGTTTTACAGTTTCTCCCTCAGATTAG AGGAGGCTCTGAAGAGTTTGTTGGAGTCCCTGACGTGCCCGCCCCTCACGCCCACCCAGCACCTGGAGAGGGAGCAGGCGATTGCCAAACAGTTCGCTGAGATCCTCCACTTTACTCTGCGCTTCGATGAACTCAAG ATGAGAATCCCTGCCATCCAGAACGACTTCAGCTACTACAGAAGGACCATCAGCCGGAACCGGATAAACAACATGAAC CTGGACATTGAAAACGAAGTAAACAATGAGATGGCCAATAGGATGTCTCTGTTCTACGCCGAGGccactcccatgttaaaaacacTCAGCAACGCAACCACAAACTTTGTGACAGAG aACAAGACTCTTCCACTGGAGAACACGACGGACTGTCTCAGCACCATGGCCAGTGTCTGTAAGGTTATGTTGGAAACACC GGAATATTCAAGTCGTTTCAGCAGCGAGGACACGCTCCTGTTCTGCATGAGGGTGATGGTGGGAGTCATCATACTGTACGACCACGTCCACCCCAACGGCGCCTTCAACAAGTCCTCCAAGATAGAT ATGAAAGGATGCATAAAAGTCCTGAAGGACCAGCCGGCAGACAACGTAGAAGGCCTCCTGAATGCACTCAA ATTCACCACAAAGCACCTGAACGACGAGTCCACTCCGAAGAACATCCGGGCGATGCTCCAGTAA
- the fbxo16 gene encoding F-box only protein 16 isoform X2: MPLAPKLSASCAKLQTKRSTWTPLNHPLANSKVFEERRSLLAKWFARWSDSQRKAVLQDFVLNCSVEQLRFLSLSVAKQLPLQAGDFTCLLPRALCLYLFSFLDPRSLCRCAQVSWHWRSIVELDQLWMPKCLRFGWCISFSPSPFEQGVWKRLYIQTVQELRLSMQQTRLQLMVPDASAVISVHDKPPEPTSISKEHLASTSQPRGASSGFESKKEKRAAAPPPWRDSDRRPKDTIRFNYLDNLDPIEQAMKMQTRSRSSTCWSRTSKMDDSKRKPASEATYKLRKVKSLMFLSSNSNDRSHSPPPYQHHHPHLQAQSRPSWASHFQGYPITKETATTLLGQAGWDAGVRPRPVRTSVPRLSAAALRASQRSLRSAASTPLFEVWS; the protein is encoded by the exons ATGCCACTTGCACCAAAGCTCTCTGCTAGTTGTGCCAAGCTGCAGACCAAACGGAGCACCTGGACCCCTCTGAACCATCCACTGGCCAACAGCAAG GTGTTCGAGGAGAGACGCAGCCTTCTGGCTAAGTGG TTTGCCAGGTGGTCTGACAGTCAGAGGAAGGCAGTGCTGCAGGACTTTGTGCTGAACTGCTCTGTGGAACAGCTCCGGTTCCTGAGCCTCAGTGTGGCCAAACAGCTCCCCCTGCAGGCTGGGGACTTCACCTGCCTGCTGCCCAGAGCCCTCTGCCTCTACCTCTTCTCCTTCCTGGACCCACGCAGCCTCTGTCGATGTGCTCAG GTGAGCTGGCATTGGAGGAGCATAGTGGAGCTGGACCAACTGTGGATGCCCAAGTGTCTGAGGTTCGGCTGGTGCATCAGCTTCTCCCCCTCACCATTCGAGCAGGGCGTCTGGAAGAGACTCTACATCCAGACTGTCCAGGAGCTGCGACTCAGCATGCAGCAG actCGGCTGCAGCTGATGGTTCCAGATGCTTCAGCGGTCATTAGTGTACATGACAAGCCACCAGAACCAACCTCCATCAGCAAGGAGCATCTAGCATCTACTTCCCAGCCTCGTGGAGCCAGCTCTGGGTTTGAATCTAAGAAGGAGAAGCGAGCAGCTGCTCCACCACCATGGAGAGACTCAGACAGACGTCCAAAAGATACAATACGATTCAACTATCTGGACAACCTGGATCCCATCGAACAGGCGATGAAAAT GCAAACAAGAAGCAGAAGCTCTACCTGCTGGAGCCGCACATCCAAGATGGACGATAGCAAGAGGAAGCCAGCGTCTGAGGCCACGTACAAGCTGCGCAAAGTCAAGTCGCTG aTGTTCCTCAGCTCCAACTCCAATGACAGATCCCACTCTCCTCCTCCTTATCAGCATCATCATCCACATCTTCAGGCCCAATCTCGCCCCTCATGGGCATCTCACTTTCAGGGTTACCCCATCACCAAGGAGACGGCAACGACCCTACTCGGCCAGGCCGGGTGGGATGCTGGTGTCCGTCCGAGGCCAGTGAGGACATCGGTGCCTCGGCTGAGTGCGGCAGCTCTCAGAGCATCCCAACGCTCACTCAGGAGTGCTGCCA GTACTCCACTGTTCGAGGTTTGGAGCTGA
- the fbxo16 gene encoding F-box only protein 16 isoform X1, whose translation MMPLAPKLSASCAKLQTKRSTWTPLNHPLANSKVFEERRSLLAKWFARWSDSQRKAVLQDFVLNCSVEQLRFLSLSVAKQLPLQAGDFTCLLPRALCLYLFSFLDPRSLCRCAQVSWHWRSIVELDQLWMPKCLRFGWCISFSPSPFEQGVWKRLYIQTVQELRLSMQQTRLQLMVPDASAVISVHDKPPEPTSISKEHLASTSQPRGASSGFESKKEKRAAAPPPWRDSDRRPKDTIRFNYLDNLDPIEQAMKMQTRSRSSTCWSRTSKMDDSKRKPASEATYKLRKVKSLMFLSSNSNDRSHSPPPYQHHHPHLQAQSRPSWASHFQGYPITKETATTLLGQAGWDAGVRPRPVRTSVPRLSAAALRASQRSLRSAASTPLFEVWS comes from the exons ATG ATGCCACTTGCACCAAAGCTCTCTGCTAGTTGTGCCAAGCTGCAGACCAAACGGAGCACCTGGACCCCTCTGAACCATCCACTGGCCAACAGCAAG GTGTTCGAGGAGAGACGCAGCCTTCTGGCTAAGTGG TTTGCCAGGTGGTCTGACAGTCAGAGGAAGGCAGTGCTGCAGGACTTTGTGCTGAACTGCTCTGTGGAACAGCTCCGGTTCCTGAGCCTCAGTGTGGCCAAACAGCTCCCCCTGCAGGCTGGGGACTTCACCTGCCTGCTGCCCAGAGCCCTCTGCCTCTACCTCTTCTCCTTCCTGGACCCACGCAGCCTCTGTCGATGTGCTCAG GTGAGCTGGCATTGGAGGAGCATAGTGGAGCTGGACCAACTGTGGATGCCCAAGTGTCTGAGGTTCGGCTGGTGCATCAGCTTCTCCCCCTCACCATTCGAGCAGGGCGTCTGGAAGAGACTCTACATCCAGACTGTCCAGGAGCTGCGACTCAGCATGCAGCAG actCGGCTGCAGCTGATGGTTCCAGATGCTTCAGCGGTCATTAGTGTACATGACAAGCCACCAGAACCAACCTCCATCAGCAAGGAGCATCTAGCATCTACTTCCCAGCCTCGTGGAGCCAGCTCTGGGTTTGAATCTAAGAAGGAGAAGCGAGCAGCTGCTCCACCACCATGGAGAGACTCAGACAGACGTCCAAAAGATACAATACGATTCAACTATCTGGACAACCTGGATCCCATCGAACAGGCGATGAAAAT GCAAACAAGAAGCAGAAGCTCTACCTGCTGGAGCCGCACATCCAAGATGGACGATAGCAAGAGGAAGCCAGCGTCTGAGGCCACGTACAAGCTGCGCAAAGTCAAGTCGCTG aTGTTCCTCAGCTCCAACTCCAATGACAGATCCCACTCTCCTCCTCCTTATCAGCATCATCATCCACATCTTCAGGCCCAATCTCGCCCCTCATGGGCATCTCACTTTCAGGGTTACCCCATCACCAAGGAGACGGCAACGACCCTACTCGGCCAGGCCGGGTGGGATGCTGGTGTCCGTCCGAGGCCAGTGAGGACATCGGTGCCTCGGCTGAGTGCGGCAGCTCTCAGAGCATCCCAACGCTCACTCAGGAGTGCTGCCA GTACTCCACTGTTCGAGGTTTGGAGCTGA
- the fbxo16 gene encoding F-box only protein 16 isoform X3, with translation MMPLAPKLSASCAKLQTKRSTWTPLNHPLANSKVFEERRSLLAKWFARWSDSQRKAVLQDFVLNCSVEQLRFLSLSVAKQLPLQAGDFTCLLPRALCLYLFSFLDPRSLCRCAQVSWHWRSIVELDQLWMPKCLRFGWCISFSPSPFEQGVWKRLYIQTVQELRLSMQQTRLQLMVPDASAVISVHDKPPEPTSISKEHLASTSQPRGASSGFESKKEKRAAAPPPWRDSDRRPKDTIRFNYLDNLDPIEQAMKMQTRSRSSTCWSRTSKMDDSKRKPASEATYKLRKVKSLMFLSSNSNDRSHSPPPYQHHHPHLQAQSRPSWASHFQGYPITKETATTLLGQAGWDAGVRPRPVRTSVPRLSAAALRASQRSLRSAASE, from the exons ATG ATGCCACTTGCACCAAAGCTCTCTGCTAGTTGTGCCAAGCTGCAGACCAAACGGAGCACCTGGACCCCTCTGAACCATCCACTGGCCAACAGCAAG GTGTTCGAGGAGAGACGCAGCCTTCTGGCTAAGTGG TTTGCCAGGTGGTCTGACAGTCAGAGGAAGGCAGTGCTGCAGGACTTTGTGCTGAACTGCTCTGTGGAACAGCTCCGGTTCCTGAGCCTCAGTGTGGCCAAACAGCTCCCCCTGCAGGCTGGGGACTTCACCTGCCTGCTGCCCAGAGCCCTCTGCCTCTACCTCTTCTCCTTCCTGGACCCACGCAGCCTCTGTCGATGTGCTCAG GTGAGCTGGCATTGGAGGAGCATAGTGGAGCTGGACCAACTGTGGATGCCCAAGTGTCTGAGGTTCGGCTGGTGCATCAGCTTCTCCCCCTCACCATTCGAGCAGGGCGTCTGGAAGAGACTCTACATCCAGACTGTCCAGGAGCTGCGACTCAGCATGCAGCAG actCGGCTGCAGCTGATGGTTCCAGATGCTTCAGCGGTCATTAGTGTACATGACAAGCCACCAGAACCAACCTCCATCAGCAAGGAGCATCTAGCATCTACTTCCCAGCCTCGTGGAGCCAGCTCTGGGTTTGAATCTAAGAAGGAGAAGCGAGCAGCTGCTCCACCACCATGGAGAGACTCAGACAGACGTCCAAAAGATACAATACGATTCAACTATCTGGACAACCTGGATCCCATCGAACAGGCGATGAAAAT GCAAACAAGAAGCAGAAGCTCTACCTGCTGGAGCCGCACATCCAAGATGGACGATAGCAAGAGGAAGCCAGCGTCTGAGGCCACGTACAAGCTGCGCAAAGTCAAGTCGCTG aTGTTCCTCAGCTCCAACTCCAATGACAGATCCCACTCTCCTCCTCCTTATCAGCATCATCATCCACATCTTCAGGCCCAATCTCGCCCCTCATGGGCATCTCACTTTCAGGGTTACCCCATCACCAAGGAGACGGCAACGACCCTACTCGGCCAGGCCGGGTGGGATGCTGGTGTCCGTCCGAGGCCAGTGAGGACATCGGTGCCTCGGCTGAGTGCGGCAGCTCTCAGAGCATCCCAACGCTCACTCAGGAGTGCTGCCAGTGAGTGA
- the fam49a gene encoding protein FAM49A isoform X1 — MGNLLKVLTCTELEQGPNFFLDFENAQPTEGERELWNQVNSVLQESESILAGLQAYKGAGQEIRDAIQNPNDRMLQERAWNSVCPLVIKLKTFYSFSLRLEEALKSLLESLTCPPLTPTQHLEREQAIAKQFAEILHFTLRFDELKMRIPAIQNDFSYYRRTISRNRINNMNLDIENEVNNEMANRMSLFYAEATPMLKTLSNATTNFVTENKTLPLENTTDCLSTMASVCKVMLETPEYSSRFSSEDTLLFCMRVMVGVIILYDHVHPNGAFNKSSKIDMKGCIKVLKDQPADNVEGLLNALKFTTKHLNDESTPKNIRAMLQ; from the exons ATGGGGAATCTGTTAAAAGTGCTCACTTGCACAGAGCTTGAACAGGGGCCAAACTTTTTCCTTGACTTTGAAA ATGCACAGCCGACAGAGGGAGAGCGTGAGCTGTGGAACCAGGTTAATTCGGTCCTCCAGGAGTCTGAGAGCATCCTGGCCGGTCTGCAGGCATACAAAGGGGCAGGCCAGGAGATCAGAGAT gCGATTCAAAATCCCAACGACCGGATGCTGCAGGAGCGAGCCTGGAACTCCGTCTGTCCGCTGGTCATCAAGCTCAAGACGTTTTACAGTTTCTCCCTCAGATTAG AGGAGGCTCTGAAGAGTTTGTTGGAGTCCCTGACGTGCCCGCCCCTCACGCCCACCCAGCACCTGGAGAGGGAGCAGGCGATTGCCAAACAGTTCGCTGAGATCCTCCACTTTACTCTGCGCTTCGATGAACTCAAG ATGAGAATCCCTGCCATCCAGAACGACTTCAGCTACTACAGAAGGACCATCAGCCGGAACCGGATAAACAACATGAAC CTGGACATTGAAAACGAAGTAAACAATGAGATGGCCAATAGGATGTCTCTGTTCTACGCCGAGGccactcccatgttaaaaacacTCAGCAACGCAACCACAAACTTTGTGACAGAG aACAAGACTCTTCCACTGGAGAACACGACGGACTGTCTCAGCACCATGGCCAGTGTCTGTAAGGTTATGTTGGAAACACC GGAATATTCAAGTCGTTTCAGCAGCGAGGACACGCTCCTGTTCTGCATGAGGGTGATGGTGGGAGTCATCATACTGTACGACCACGTCCACCCCAACGGCGCCTTCAACAAGTCCTCCAAGATAGAT ATGAAAGGATGCATAAAAGTCCTGAAGGACCAGCCGGCAGACAACGTAGAAGGCCTCCTGAATGCACTCAA ATTCACCACAAAGCACCTGAACGACGAGTCCACTCCGAAGAACATCCGGGCGATGCTCCAGTAA